Proteins encoded within one genomic window of Raineyella fluvialis:
- a CDS encoding cobalamin biosynthesis protein, with protein MVNGWTRALGLALGFGLDRLVGDPRRGHPVAAFGRAAIALERRTYADSVAAGAGQVALLVGSTTLAATLVTRLARRSVLTDVAWTALVTWSVLGGRSLEREASAVADHLERGDLPAAREQVGHLVSRDPWVLDAAGVTRAAIESLAENTSDAVVAPLVWGAIAGAPGMVAHRAINTLDAMIGYRNDRYERYGKVAARLDDVVNWLPARLGAAIAAGTSWSAWRAIREDTAAHPSPNGGQIEAAFAGALGIRLGGANAYGGRVEDRGVLGDGRVAKPADVARAVSLGRRVQLGTLMVAMGLAAIGGGAPNRPRWC; from the coding sequence GTGGTGAACGGCTGGACCCGGGCCCTCGGCCTGGCCCTCGGTTTCGGCCTCGACCGGCTGGTCGGCGACCCTCGTCGCGGGCATCCGGTCGCCGCGTTCGGCCGGGCGGCCATCGCGCTGGAACGGCGGACGTACGCCGACTCGGTCGCCGCCGGCGCAGGACAGGTGGCGCTGCTCGTCGGCTCCACCACCCTGGCCGCAACGCTGGTGACGAGGCTGGCCCGGCGCTCGGTGCTCACCGACGTCGCCTGGACGGCGCTGGTCACCTGGTCGGTGCTCGGGGGTCGCTCGCTGGAACGGGAGGCCTCGGCTGTGGCCGATCATCTTGAGCGCGGCGACCTGCCCGCGGCCCGTGAGCAGGTGGGTCACCTGGTCAGCCGCGACCCCTGGGTGCTGGACGCCGCGGGCGTGACCCGAGCGGCGATCGAGTCCCTGGCCGAGAACACCTCCGACGCCGTGGTGGCCCCTCTGGTCTGGGGGGCGATCGCCGGCGCCCCGGGAATGGTGGCCCACCGGGCGATCAACACACTCGACGCCATGATCGGCTACCGCAACGACCGGTACGAGCGGTACGGGAAGGTCGCCGCCCGGCTCGATGACGTCGTCAACTGGCTCCCCGCGCGGCTCGGTGCCGCGATCGCCGCGGGAACCTCATGGTCGGCCTGGCGGGCGATCCGCGAGGACACGGCGGCGCATCCCAGCCCGAACGGCGGCCAGATCGAGGCCGCCTTTGCCGGCGCGCTGGGGATCCGTCTCGGCGGGGCCAACGCGTACGGCGGACGCGTCGAGGACCGCGGCGTGCTGGGTGACGGCCGGGTGGCCAAGCCCGCGGACGTCGCCCGAGCGGTCAGTCTGGGCCGTCGGGTGCAGCTCGGGACGCTGATGGTGGCCATGGGCCTGGCCGCGATCGGTGGCGGTGCGCCCAACCGGCCTCGATGGTGCTGA
- the gtfA gene encoding sucrose phosphorylase: protein MTQLIAYADRLGGSLAGLHRLLTGPLAGLFDGVHILPYFTPYDGADAGFDPVDHTSVDPRLGSWDDVRALAGDIGVMTDVIVNHVSADSAEFRDVLERGQASPAARMFLTYADVFPQGATEEQLATIFRPRPGLPFTPYDWGGTRRLVWTTFTPQQVDLDLRDAAGRAYLERVLTTLADAGVSMIRLDAAGYAMKTAGTSCFLTEDTYAFLDELVARAHELGMTALVEVHAGHEVQQRIAAAVDLVYDFALPPLLLHGLSTGDAEPLRRWLDIRPTNCVTVLDTHDGIGVMDVRGLITDDQLHDLVESIHRNTHGESRQATGWAASNVDLYQVNATYPAALADDEAYLVARAIQLFVPGIPQVYYVGLLAGGDDMERLAATGVGREINRHAYTDEEITAALERPVVRRLLDLLRLRAEHPAFNGEFSLGGEGSRLELTWRSEEGWVRLEADLADRTYVVSADSDR from the coding sequence GTGACGCAGCTCATCGCGTATGCCGACCGGCTCGGCGGCTCCCTGGCGGGCCTCCACCGGCTGCTGACCGGGCCGCTGGCCGGGCTCTTCGACGGGGTCCACATCCTCCCGTACTTCACGCCGTACGACGGGGCGGACGCCGGCTTCGACCCGGTCGACCACACCAGCGTGGATCCCCGGCTGGGCAGCTGGGACGACGTCCGCGCGCTGGCGGGCGACATCGGGGTGATGACCGACGTCATCGTCAACCACGTCTCCGCCGACAGCGCCGAGTTCCGCGACGTCCTGGAACGCGGCCAGGCCTCACCGGCCGCCCGGATGTTCCTCACCTACGCCGACGTCTTCCCGCAGGGCGCGACCGAGGAGCAGCTGGCGACCATCTTCCGGCCCCGCCCCGGGCTCCCGTTCACCCCGTACGACTGGGGCGGGACGCGCCGGCTGGTCTGGACCACCTTCACCCCGCAGCAGGTCGACCTCGACCTGCGCGACGCCGCCGGCCGGGCCTACCTCGAGCGGGTCCTCACCACGCTGGCCGATGCCGGAGTGTCGATGATCCGGTTGGACGCCGCGGGCTATGCGATGAAGACCGCGGGCACCTCGTGCTTCCTGACCGAGGACACGTACGCCTTCCTCGACGAGCTGGTGGCCCGGGCCCACGAGCTGGGCATGACGGCGCTGGTCGAGGTCCACGCGGGCCACGAGGTGCAGCAGCGGATCGCCGCCGCCGTCGACCTCGTCTACGACTTCGCCCTGCCGCCGCTGCTGCTGCACGGGCTGAGCACCGGCGACGCCGAACCACTGCGGCGCTGGCTGGACATCCGCCCGACGAACTGCGTGACCGTGCTCGACACCCACGACGGCATCGGCGTGATGGACGTCCGCGGGCTGATCACCGACGACCAGCTGCACGATCTGGTCGAGTCGATCCACCGCAACACGCACGGGGAGTCCCGTCAGGCGACCGGCTGGGCCGCCTCGAACGTGGACCTCTACCAGGTCAACGCCACCTACCCGGCCGCTCTGGCCGATGACGAGGCCTACCTGGTGGCCCGAGCGATCCAGCTCTTCGTCCCCGGCATCCCGCAGGTCTACTACGTCGGTCTGCTCGCCGGCGGCGACGACATGGAGCGTCTCGCCGCGACCGGGGTCGGCCGCGAGATCAACCGCCACGCCTACACCGACGAGGAGATCACCGCCGCGCTGGAGCGTCCGGTGGTCCGCCGCCTCCTCGACCTGCTCCGGCTGCGGGCCGAACATCCGGCCTTCAACGGCGAGTTCAGCCTCGGCGGGGAGGGCTCGCGGCTGGAGTTGACGTGGCGCTCCGAGGAGGGCTGGGTGCGCCTCGAGGCGGACCTCGCCGACCGGACGTACGTGGTCAGCGCTGACTCTGACCGGTGA
- a CDS encoding adenosylcobinamide-GDP ribazoletransferase: MSADGWRLATGTLTRIPAGAIGQVTAPIARTAMVIGSVVMAPVALAAGLVGWTAVRLGAPGLVGGLLVVGIVAQLSRSIHWDGLADTADGLGSSWDRDRALDIMRTGDVGPMGAGTLVVVLGLQAASYGALLARPYGWLVVAALVCASRAALVLGCLRSVPAARPEGLGQAVAGSVPWYGAAVVWLVWAGVLSGVALLSGANWWAGAIAAAGGPLAGGVLLWWCVRRLGGITGDVLGALVEAAAAGLAVVAVMAW, encoded by the coding sequence ATGTCAGCTGACGGCTGGAGACTCGCCACGGGGACCCTCACCCGGATCCCCGCAGGCGCCATCGGACAGGTGACGGCGCCGATCGCCCGGACGGCGATGGTGATCGGGTCGGTGGTCATGGCGCCGGTGGCGCTCGCCGCCGGCCTCGTCGGCTGGACGGCCGTACGGCTGGGCGCCCCCGGACTGGTCGGCGGGCTGCTGGTGGTCGGGATCGTCGCCCAGCTGAGCCGGTCGATCCACTGGGACGGGCTGGCCGACACCGCCGACGGGCTCGGCTCCTCCTGGGACCGCGACCGAGCCCTGGACATCATGCGCACCGGCGACGTCGGCCCGATGGGCGCCGGCACCCTGGTCGTCGTGCTGGGGCTGCAGGCGGCATCGTACGGTGCGCTGCTGGCGCGGCCGTACGGGTGGCTGGTGGTCGCGGCTCTGGTCTGCGCCTCGCGGGCGGCGCTGGTGCTCGGTTGCCTGCGCAGCGTCCCGGCCGCCCGGCCCGAGGGCCTCGGCCAAGCCGTGGCCGGGTCGGTGCCGTGGTACGGCGCGGCCGTCGTCTGGCTGGTGTGGGCAGGCGTCCTGTCCGGCGTCGCCCTGCTGTCGGGCGCGAACTGGTGGGCCGGTGCGATCGCCGCGGCCGGGGGGCCGCTCGCCGGCGGGGTCCTGCTGTGGTGGTGCGTCCGCCGGCTGGGGGGTATCACCGGTGACGTCCTCGGCGCACTGGTCGAGGCCGCGGCGGCCGGGCTGGCCGTGGTGGCGGTGATGGCGTGGTGA
- a CDS encoding DUF222 domain-containing protein has product MGEERVPGRGPEQGPDSDGGGQPLPVFELPHGGPAGQATAIADELLANRSLQMSLEGHELVLVAELVDAAPRPTRAHQALPGGEGMAQLGGDGTPRVPEFLAMELGALFGCTHASAALLISDALNLRHRHPRLWQLLAAGQVRAWQARRIAAMAHPLTLEQADELDSVLAPVMPGLGWTRMQRLAEGEIAQIAPDLIEARARAAREHRFVRLGREKPGPGVTAVVAHLDTADAVHVDAAVDQLARALERHGDGSPLDTRRARAMGMLATPALAAALLADLADPVDPLDPVVPDDPDGEMPDWQQALPISALAEPDDLESLPPDPGPGDPPGEPDVVPSRSWWRARTADLAAAFRTVDPARLRPVVRLHVHVSAADLEAGCGVARVEGHEPVPLSQLAEFLGGCPVRVTQVIDTRDSQTVDSYEIPDRLREQVIQIQPYEVAPWGRCPHGPATLTTPCPGGPAG; this is encoded by the coding sequence ATGGGTGAGGAGCGGGTGCCGGGGAGGGGTCCGGAGCAGGGTCCGGACAGTGACGGGGGCGGTCAGCCGCTCCCGGTGTTCGAGCTGCCCCACGGAGGTCCGGCCGGCCAGGCGACAGCGATCGCCGACGAGTTGCTGGCCAACCGCAGCCTTCAGATGTCCCTCGAGGGGCACGAGCTGGTCCTGGTGGCCGAGCTGGTCGACGCGGCGCCCCGTCCCACCAGGGCGCACCAGGCACTGCCCGGTGGGGAGGGGATGGCGCAACTCGGCGGTGACGGCACGCCACGGGTGCCAGAGTTCCTGGCGATGGAGCTTGGTGCGCTCTTCGGCTGCACCCACGCCTCGGCCGCCCTGCTGATCTCCGACGCGCTCAACCTTCGGCACCGGCATCCGCGGCTGTGGCAGCTGCTGGCGGCCGGACAGGTCCGGGCCTGGCAGGCCCGCCGGATCGCCGCCATGGCGCACCCGTTGACCCTCGAGCAGGCCGACGAGCTGGACTCCGTCCTCGCGCCGGTCATGCCGGGCCTCGGCTGGACACGGATGCAGCGCCTGGCGGAGGGCGAGATCGCCCAGATCGCTCCCGACCTGATCGAGGCCCGGGCGCGGGCGGCTCGCGAACACCGGTTCGTACGGCTGGGGAGGGAGAAGCCCGGCCCCGGGGTGACCGCGGTGGTGGCTCATCTCGACACCGCTGACGCCGTCCACGTGGACGCGGCGGTCGACCAACTCGCCCGGGCACTCGAGCGTCACGGCGACGGGTCCCCACTCGACACCCGCCGCGCACGCGCCATGGGGATGCTGGCCACGCCGGCCCTGGCGGCGGCGCTGCTGGCCGACCTCGCTGATCCTGTCGACCCCCTCGATCCTGTCGTTCCGGACGATCCCGACGGTGAGATGCCCGACTGGCAGCAGGCCCTCCCGATCTCCGCCCTCGCCGAACCCGATGACCTCGAGTCCCTACCCCCCGACCCTGGCCCCGGGGATCCTCCCGGCGAGCCCGACGTGGTCCCCTCGCGGTCCTGGTGGCGTGCCCGGACCGCCGACCTCGCGGCCGCTTTCCGCACCGTCGACCCGGCCCGGTTGCGTCCTGTGGTCCGCCTGCACGTGCATGTCAGCGCTGCCGATCTCGAGGCGGGCTGTGGCGTGGCGCGGGTCGAGGGACACGAGCCCGTGCCGCTGTCGCAGCTTGCCGAGTTCCTGGGCGGCTGCCCGGTCCGGGTGACCCAGGTGATCGACACGCGTGACTCACAGACCGTCGACTCGTATGAGATCCCCGACCGCCTCCGGGAGCAGGTGATCCAGATCCAGCCGTACGAGGTGGCCCCGTGGGGCAGGTGCCCGCACGGGCCTGCGACCTTGACCACACCGTGCCCTGGCGGGCCGGCGGGGTGA